The Nitrosopumilus cobalaminigenes genome contains a region encoding:
- a CDS encoding NusA-like transcription termination signal-binding factor: protein MTQSIKLTTDQMRMMSLFQNVTGATARDCVEDEKQDRVIFVVNTGKMGLAIGKGGIHIKSLQNIVKRNVELVEFDEDPAKFLSNLLNSKLISEVKINKRADGSKQAIVMVDPRKKGIVVGREGRNAEKARLLAKRYFDISSVLINSPERATLEM from the coding sequence ATGACACAATCAATTAAACTCACAACTGATCAAATGCGAATGATGTCATTGTTCCAAAATGTTACTGGTGCAACAGCACGTGATTGTGTAGAAGATGAAAAACAAGATAGAGTAATTTTTGTAGTTAATACTGGTAAAATGGGATTAGCAATTGGTAAAGGTGGAATTCATATCAAATCATTACAAAATATTGTTAAAAGAAATGTTGAATTGGTAGAATTTGACGAAGATCCAGCAAAATTCTTGTCTAATTTGCTTAATTCAAAACTGATTTCAGAAGTAAAAATAAATAAACGAGCCGACGGGTCAAAACAGGCAATAGTAATGGTAGACCCAAGAAAGAAAGGAATTGTAGTTGGAAGAGAAGGTAGAAATGCAGAAAAGGCAAGACTACTTGCAAAACGATATTTTGATATTAGCAGTGTATTGATTAACAGTCCTGAACGGGCTACTTTGGAGATGTAA
- a CDS encoding 30S ribosomal protein S7: MAETKNLLLFRKWDLSNIEVVDPGLKTAISLRKQILPYTFGRSALKRFNKAEVNIVERLINKSMHFGKKYAKNTGRMTGKKTKLINTVKTAFEIIELKTGQHPVQVLVKAIEFSAPTEDTTRIVYGGTTYHVSVDVAPIRRVDMALKFIADSVKEATFSNPKPIEEHLAEQLILAANNDSSSPSVKKRHELERIAQASR; encoded by the coding sequence ATGGCTGAAACTAAAAATTTACTATTATTTAGAAAATGGGATTTATCCAACATTGAAGTTGTTGATCCTGGATTAAAAACTGCTATTTCATTGAGAAAACAAATCTTACCTTACACTTTTGGTCGTTCTGCATTAAAGAGATTCAATAAAGCTGAAGTTAACATTGTTGAGAGACTAATCAACAAATCAATGCACTTTGGAAAAAAATATGCAAAGAACACTGGTAGAATGACTGGTAAAAAAACTAAATTAATCAACACTGTAAAAACTGCTTTTGAAATTATTGAACTAAAAACAGGACAACATCCTGTACAAGTTTTAGTCAAAGCAATTGAATTTTCTGCTCCAACTGAAGATACTACTAGAATTGTTTATGGTGGTACCACATACCATGTATCAGTAGATGTTGCTCCAATCAGAAGAGTTGACATGGCTTTGAAGTTTATTGCTGATTCAGTTAAAGAGGCAACATTTTCTAATCCTAAACCAATCGAAGAACATTTGGCTGAACAACTAATCCTTGCAGCAAATAATGACTCTAGTTCTCCTTCTGTTAAGAAGAGACATGAGTTGGAAAGAATCGCACAAGCATCAAGATAG
- a CDS encoding 30S ribosomal protein S12 codes for MRKSPLGLFAGRVLTTKKKKQRWAISTFKRRKLGIDKKSDPLGGAPQGRGIVLEKVGIAAKQPNSAIRKCVRVQLIRNGKSVTAFLPRDGAMNFIDEHDEVTIEGMGATQGGAMGDIPGVRFKVSKVNGTSLHELVIGKKEKPRR; via the coding sequence ATGAGAAAATCACCACTTGGATTATTTGCTGGCAGAGTTTTAACAACTAAAAAGAAAAAACAAAGATGGGCAATCTCTACTTTCAAAAGAAGAAAATTAGGTATTGATAAAAAATCTGATCCTCTTGGAGGAGCACCACAAGGTCGTGGTATTGTTTTAGAAAAAGTTGGTATTGCAGCAAAACAGCCAAACTCTGCTATCAGAAAATGTGTTAGAGTTCAACTAATTAGAAATGGCAAATCAGTAACTGCATTCTTGCCAAGAGACGGTGCAATGAACTTCATTGATGAACACGATGAGGTTACAATTGAAGGAATGGGTGCAACACAAGGTGGTGCAATGGGAGATATTCCTGGAGTTAGATTCAAAGTTTCAAAAGTTAATGGTACATCACTTCATGAACTAGTAATTGGAAAGAAGGAGAAACCAAGGAGATAG
- a CDS encoding ribosomal L7Ae/L30e/S12e/Gadd45 family protein: MSKILEKSLKDARKEDKLTMGAKQVLNSIKNSKLIVLSQSIKKEMFEQIESDAKKEKIPLVNFQGTSVALGRLCGLQFRISTISFTSIDDASIKSILKDTEAEEKND, translated from the coding sequence ATGAGTAAGATACTTGAAAAATCACTAAAAGATGCCCGTAAAGAAGATAAACTAACAATGGGTGCTAAACAAGTTTTGAACTCCATTAAAAATTCCAAGCTAATTGTATTGTCTCAATCAATTAAAAAAGAAATGTTTGAGCAAATTGAATCAGATGCAAAAAAAGAAAAAATACCTTTAGTCAACTTTCAAGGGACCTCAGTCGCATTAGGCAGACTATGTGGCTTACAATTTAGAATTTCGACAATTTCGTTTACTTCAATCGATGATGCAAGCATCAAATCAATTTTAAAAGATACAGAAGCTGAGGAAAAAAATGATTAA
- a CDS encoding NAD(P)/FAD-dependent oxidoreductase, whose amino-acid sequence MKIAVMGMGVAGSYLMARLKNSNHEVIGYERNREENHDSICAWGTIKPVLTEFCKKVDRDFNDFLIHDGKNMHVKMNNDVKFDIGLHGMCTYDKLALIKDFIKDSKIIYGEAPKLEDLEKEYDMIVDCTGFGRAYLPKMKDDFFLPTYEYKVEYEDGVPYDDFYIEPFPGMSGYFWYFPLGEKWAHIGAGDYNKQHIKATDDFLKKHGGKVLKTKGRPIRLATPDRCKPYYSGKVVGVGESIGTVYALLGEGIIPSMQCVDIFVENMNDFAAYEKAIEKHYKVYAKVFNFVRAKIHKDFSFIKALPDFLSIFFYMKKNQDRFGMDIKISDLLKVAKA is encoded by the coding sequence TTGAAGATAGCAGTAATGGGAATGGGAGTAGCAGGATCATACCTTATGGCCAGACTAAAGAACTCTAACCATGAAGTCATCGGATATGAGAGAAACAGAGAAGAAAACCATGACTCTATTTGCGCATGGGGTACAATCAAGCCAGTACTGACAGAATTTTGCAAAAAGGTAGACAGAGATTTTAATGATTTTCTAATCCATGACGGAAAAAACATGCATGTCAAAATGAACAATGATGTAAAGTTTGACATTGGATTGCATGGAATGTGCACATATGACAAACTGGCATTAATCAAAGATTTCATCAAAGATTCAAAAATTATCTACGGCGAAGCTCCAAAGCTTGAAGATTTGGAAAAAGAGTACGACATGATAGTTGATTGCACAGGATTTGGAAGAGCATACTTGCCAAAAATGAAAGATGACTTTTTCTTGCCAACATACGAGTACAAGGTAGAGTACGAAGACGGAGTTCCATATGATGACTTTTACATTGAACCATTTCCAGGAATGTCAGGTTATTTCTGGTATTTCCCACTAGGTGAGAAATGGGCCCACATTGGAGCAGGTGATTACAATAAACAACACATCAAGGCAACTGATGATTTTCTAAAGAAACACGGAGGTAAGGTTCTCAAAACCAAAGGAAGGCCAATCAGACTTGCAACACCTGACAGATGCAAGCCATACTATTCAGGTAAGGTGGTAGGAGTTGGAGAATCAATTGGTACTGTCTATGCATTACTAGGGGAGGGAATCATTCCATCAATGCAGTGTGTCGATATTTTTGTAGAGAACATGAATGACTTTGCAGCATATGAGAAAGCAATTGAAAAACACTACAAGGTTTATGCCAAGGTGTTTAATTTTGTTCGAGCAAAAATTCACAAGGACTTTAGTTTTATCAAGGCATTGCCAGACTTTTTGTCAATCTTTTTCTATATGAAAAAGAATCAAGACAGATTTGGAATGGACATTAAAATTTCAGATTTGCTCAAAGTTGCAAAGGCTTAG
- a CDS encoding tetratricopeptide repeat protein — protein MLGIVLGITLVLAVFSSVIFTEVYADSFGVHFDQDLYELGDNLTINGEISDVRMPVIAMSIYDPDGQILSANNLEISSDNTFSKTVSLDSPFYEKTGEYMVKLDYGQISENHYFLVDAELFAPDILIEEVAEPEIILLYTEQKQYTDKETVEITGLVSSKDSPTVLIGIYDPFGMPAGFYFGTIDSNLEFTTSFLVKDGVNFRVDGTYSVKAHYGESEATSFFDYSKVIPIDVDDSSENQSDENETVDEIDESNDDELNDENQNDSTEQSSDDSQDNSVIESKSVESKPIESAKETKSEIVTTENIEKKTSITKIDDLETKTTQKEIPTPKKITKENNLTVEDVELGKLLNQIKLDCDSSTYTDTISYYDGMGPALYRLCQFDSSLNFFNESLIDYPNDVEILVNKGSTLGKLGYYSEAILYYDHAIKIDPGFLPAKNNKANALANLGNFNDAVFLYNEVLEQNPNYLTARENLEIVLSSNFDISRNASEMIVENNYNPNISSTENISSSNSEKLKQTNFFDEVGMAFSTLGSLFGFLN, from the coding sequence GTGTTAGGAATTGTTTTAGGAATTACCTTAGTGTTAGCCGTATTTTCATCTGTCATTTTTACTGAAGTTTATGCCGATTCATTTGGTGTACACTTTGACCAGGATCTTTACGAACTAGGTGATAATCTTACGATAAATGGTGAAATTTCAGATGTAAGAATGCCAGTAATTGCTATGAGCATCTATGATCCAGATGGACAAATCCTGTCTGCAAACAATTTAGAAATTTCATCTGACAATACTTTTTCTAAAACTGTTTCCCTAGATTCTCCATTTTATGAAAAAACTGGGGAATACATGGTGAAATTAGATTATGGACAGATATCTGAAAATCATTATTTTCTTGTAGATGCGGAACTGTTTGCGCCTGATATTCTAATTGAAGAAGTTGCTGAACCTGAGATTATTCTACTATACACAGAACAAAAACAGTACACTGACAAAGAAACTGTGGAGATAACAGGACTTGTATCCTCAAAAGATTCTCCAACTGTGTTGATTGGAATCTATGATCCATTTGGAATGCCGGCTGGATTTTATTTTGGCACAATTGATTCTAACTTGGAATTTACAACAAGCTTTCTTGTAAAAGACGGCGTTAATTTCAGAGTTGATGGAACATATTCTGTAAAAGCACATTATGGCGAATCTGAAGCAACTTCATTTTTTGATTATTCCAAAGTTATTCCAATTGATGTAGATGATTCCTCAGAAAATCAATCTGATGAAAATGAAACTGTTGATGAAATTGATGAATCTAATGATGATGAATTGAACGATGAAAACCAAAACGATTCAACAGAACAATCCTCTGATGACTCACAAGACAATTCTGTAATTGAATCTAAATCCGTTGAATCTAAACCAATTGAATCTGCAAAAGAAACTAAAAGTGAAATTGTAACCACTGAAAACATTGAAAAGAAAACTTCAATCACAAAGATTGATGATTTGGAAACTAAAACAACTCAAAAAGAAATTCCAACTCCCAAGAAAATAACAAAAGAAAATAATCTTACTGTAGAAGATGTGGAATTGGGAAAACTGTTAAACCAAATTAAATTAGATTGTGATTCTAGTACTTACACTGATACAATTTCATACTATGATGGGATGGGACCTGCATTGTATAGACTGTGTCAATTTGACAGCTCATTGAATTTTTTCAACGAGTCTTTAATTGATTATCCAAACGATGTTGAAATACTTGTCAACAAGGGTTCGACTTTGGGAAAATTAGGCTATTATTCTGAGGCTATATTGTATTATGATCACGCCATCAAAATAGATCCTGGTTTCCTTCCTGCAAAAAATAACAAAGCAAATGCACTTGCAAACTTGGGAAATTTCAATGATGCAGTTTTCTTGTATAATGAAGTTTTGGAACAAAATCCAAATTATCTAACTGCAAGGGAAAATCTTGAAATTGTTTTATCATCTAATTTTGATATCTCTAGAAATGCATCTGAAATGATTGTTGAGAATAATTACAATCCAAATATTTCATCTACTGAAAATATCTCATCATCAAACTCTGAAAAATTAAAACAAACGAATTTTTTTGATGAGGTAGGGATGGCATTTTCAACTTTGGGTTCTCTGTTTGGTTTTCTAAACTAA
- the leuS gene encoding leucine--tRNA ligase produces MINWNEIETKWRNKWAESKDFETNPNDKPKKFITVAYPYPNSPQHIGHGRTYTLADVHARFYRMKGYNVLFPMGFHYTGTPVLGMAKRIEKGEKEILDGLRNVYHVPEEAIKTFVEPIKIADYFHEEIKSGMIEMGYSIDWRREFTTIVPGYQKFIEWQITTLKENGRIIQGSHPVGWCPKDQNPVSQHDTMGDVEPKIDEKNFLIKFKLGEFIFPVTTLRPETIFGITNLWVNPNTIYKKVTVDDETWIISEECAHKIEFFEKQVKVIGEIPGSKIIGQNAVNHDGREIPVLPADFVESDMGTGLVMSVPAHAPKDYQALMDLKAKNHELASKIEPIPIIVTEGYDVYPAKQICEKLGVSDQTDSKLEEATKELYLKEFTDGKLNEKCGQFNNEKVQFGRDKIRAWLQENNVLEKFPVLENSPVHCRCGAECVVKVLNNQWFLNYGDEEWKELARNCFDEMNILPSNIRTEFKEVIEWLHERACARQQGLGTKLPWDKDWIVESLSDSVIYMAYYTISRFVNDGTVTPENLTREFFDYVLLDKGDVELAASTSKLSEDIIETIKKEFNYFYPVDSRHSGRDLVQNHLSFFVLNHVAIFDKKFWPQEIVVNGSVMMDGAKMSKSMGNIIPLRTAIRDHGADPIRLAIISSAELLQDADFNMESVSGIQSKLASLLEECSRLKNEPVSELKAEDRWILSKLQSMIGTVTESLEKMRLREGLHEILFSFESDLSWYNKRVQAKERKDVAGIMYKINSARVAMLSPFAPHIAEEMWEKIGNSELVSKSAWPTFSKDDVDSTAIQSENLLKSTMDDIANILKVTKITPKKIVIYVNSDELKSKVYRKVLSIMVGGQNNMGVVMKELLADPDTADAKKMPDFVQKTIKDLHSESEEIKSMKIESNSFGEKEFLLSELSSIGKREFGVEISVYSENDSDIYDPKGKARHARPFKPAILIE; encoded by the coding sequence ATGATAAACTGGAATGAAATAGAAACTAAATGGAGAAACAAGTGGGCAGAATCTAAAGACTTTGAGACAAATCCAAATGATAAACCAAAAAAATTCATTACAGTTGCATATCCGTATCCAAACTCTCCACAACACATTGGACATGGAAGAACATACACACTAGCTGATGTTCATGCAAGATTTTATCGAATGAAAGGATACAATGTATTGTTTCCAATGGGATTCCATTATACTGGAACTCCTGTGTTAGGAATGGCCAAAAGAATTGAGAAAGGAGAAAAAGAAATTCTTGATGGATTACGAAATGTGTATCATGTTCCTGAAGAGGCAATCAAGACATTTGTTGAACCAATAAAGATTGCAGATTATTTCCATGAAGAAATAAAATCAGGAATGATTGAGATGGGTTATTCAATTGATTGGAGACGAGAATTCACCACTATAGTTCCAGGTTATCAGAAATTTATCGAATGGCAAATTACAACACTAAAAGAAAACGGCAGAATCATTCAAGGTAGTCATCCAGTTGGATGGTGTCCTAAAGATCAGAATCCCGTATCCCAACATGATACAATGGGTGACGTTGAACCTAAAATTGATGAGAAGAACTTTTTGATTAAATTCAAGCTAGGTGAATTTATTTTCCCAGTTACAACATTACGACCTGAAACAATTTTTGGAATTACAAATTTGTGGGTCAATCCAAATACAATTTACAAAAAAGTTACAGTTGATGATGAAACGTGGATAATTTCAGAAGAATGTGCACACAAAATTGAATTCTTTGAAAAACAAGTTAAAGTAATTGGAGAAATTCCTGGCAGTAAAATTATTGGACAAAATGCGGTAAACCATGACGGACGGGAAATTCCAGTGTTACCAGCTGACTTTGTAGAGTCTGATATGGGTACAGGATTAGTAATGTCAGTGCCTGCTCACGCACCAAAAGATTACCAGGCATTAATGGATTTGAAGGCTAAAAATCATGAATTAGCCTCAAAAATCGAGCCTATTCCAATCATAGTTACAGAAGGATACGATGTATATCCTGCAAAACAGATTTGTGAAAAACTAGGAGTTTCAGACCAAACTGATTCCAAGCTAGAAGAAGCTACAAAGGAATTATACCTCAAAGAATTCACAGATGGCAAGCTAAATGAGAAATGCGGTCAATTCAATAACGAAAAGGTTCAGTTTGGACGAGATAAAATCAGAGCATGGTTACAGGAAAATAATGTTCTAGAGAAATTCCCAGTGTTAGAGAATTCTCCAGTACATTGTAGATGCGGAGCTGAATGTGTTGTCAAAGTGTTAAACAATCAATGGTTCTTGAATTACGGAGATGAAGAATGGAAAGAGCTAGCTCGTAATTGTTTTGATGAGATGAACATTCTACCTAGTAATATCAGAACAGAGTTTAAAGAAGTGATAGAGTGGTTGCATGAGCGAGCTTGTGCAAGACAACAAGGGTTGGGAACAAAGTTACCATGGGATAAAGATTGGATTGTAGAATCATTATCTGATAGTGTCATTTACATGGCATACTATACCATTTCACGATTTGTAAATGATGGAACAGTAACTCCTGAAAATCTAACTCGAGAATTCTTTGATTATGTTTTGTTAGATAAAGGAGATGTTGAACTAGCTGCAAGTACATCAAAGTTATCTGAAGATATAATTGAAACAATAAAAAAAGAATTCAATTATTTCTATCCAGTTGATTCAAGACATTCAGGACGAGATTTAGTTCAAAACCACTTGTCATTCTTTGTCTTAAATCACGTTGCAATCTTTGATAAAAAATTCTGGCCACAAGAAATTGTAGTTAATGGAAGTGTAATGATGGATGGTGCTAAAATGTCAAAGAGTATGGGAAACATCATCCCATTACGTACTGCAATTAGAGACCACGGTGCAGATCCAATTAGATTAGCTATTATTTCATCAGCTGAACTACTCCAAGATGCTGATTTTAACATGGAGTCAGTTTCAGGAATTCAAAGCAAGCTTGCATCCCTACTTGAAGAGTGTTCTAGGCTCAAAAATGAGCCTGTTTCAGAGTTAAAAGCTGAAGACAGATGGATTTTATCAAAATTACAGAGCATGATAGGTACAGTTACAGAATCTTTAGAAAAAATGAGATTGAGGGAAGGACTGCATGAGATTTTGTTTTCATTTGAATCTGATTTGAGCTGGTACAACAAACGAGTGCAAGCTAAAGAAAGAAAAGATGTTGCAGGAATAATGTACAAGATAAATTCTGCACGAGTTGCAATGTTATCTCCATTTGCACCACATATTGCAGAAGAAATGTGGGAAAAGATTGGTAATTCAGAACTTGTTTCAAAATCAGCTTGGCCTACATTTTCTAAAGATGATGTAGATTCCACTGCAATTCAATCAGAGAATTTACTAAAATCTACCATGGATGATATTGCAAACATTCTCAAAGTTACAAAAATTACTCCAAAGAAAATTGTAATCTATGTAAATTCAGATGAATTAAAATCTAAAGTATATCGTAAGGTGCTCAGCATAATGGTAGGTGGACAAAACAACATGGGAGTTGTAATGAAAGAATTATTGGCAGATCCTGATACTGCAGATGCAAAAAAAATGCCGGACTTTGTACAAAAGACAATCAAGGATTTGCATTCAGAATCAGAGGAAATAAAATCAATGAAGATTGAATCGAATTCGTTTGGTGAAAAAGAATTTTTGTTATCAGAATTATCTAGTATCGGTAAAAGAGAATTTGGCGTAGAGATATCAGTATATTCAGAAAATGATTCAGACATTTATGATCCAAAAGGAAAAGCAAGACATGCTAGACCATTCAAACCTGCAATTTTGATTGAATAA
- a CDS encoding LSM domain-containing protein — protein sequence MADEISTLMSNSKDKVVLLRLRNTKTIQGVLKDFDIHMNLTLDDAEDVTEEKHEKLGKILLRGDNILAVSLPEEES from the coding sequence ATGGCCGATGAAATTTCTACATTAATGAGTAACAGTAAAGACAAAGTTGTCTTACTTCGATTGAGAAATACAAAAACCATTCAAGGTGTACTCAAAGATTTTGACATTCACATGAATCTAACATTAGATGATGCTGAAGATGTCACAGAGGAAAAACACGAAAAACTCGGTAAAATTCTACTCCGAGGAGATAACATTCTTGCAGTTTCTTTACCTGAAGAAGAATCTTAG
- a CDS encoding YkgJ family cysteine cluster protein: protein MSQKEIEESLDLLEKDWDVDPILRKFMLGKITDVSDYPIKVKDVVFHVPYLNSEKKYILWKCYWPDCHNCCDRQGRLPLTSDDLITIGKGLKYNRPSDFVKNETLTVTYQEPGPSGQMTTMTTINLKRKTDETEADDGTHISCRFLDGEGGCSMHPDRPGVCYLYPFSSWLENEKGKARVHATYQFTGDCPGFYLADSLDPMKDEFKDYSKTIYDYNMASNRTNREGFGSVSFS from the coding sequence TTGTCTCAAAAAGAAATTGAAGAGTCCCTTGACTTACTAGAAAAAGACTGGGATGTTGATCCAATTCTTCGAAAATTTATGTTGGGAAAAATTACCGACGTATCTGACTATCCAATCAAAGTAAAGGATGTAGTCTTTCATGTTCCCTATTTGAATTCTGAAAAAAAATACATTTTATGGAAATGCTATTGGCCTGATTGTCACAATTGTTGTGACAGACAAGGTAGGTTACCGTTAACTTCTGATGATTTGATAACAATCGGCAAGGGCTTGAAATACAATAGACCTTCTGATTTTGTAAAAAATGAAACCCTAACTGTAACGTATCAGGAGCCTGGTCCCTCTGGCCAAATGACTACAATGACTACAATTAATCTGAAAAGAAAAACAGACGAGACAGAAGCTGACGATGGAACTCACATCTCTTGCAGGTTCCTAGATGGTGAAGGTGGGTGCTCTATGCATCCAGACAGACCTGGAGTGTGCTATCTGTATCCATTTTCTAGCTGGCTTGAAAATGAAAAGGGCAAGGCTAGAGTGCATGCAACGTATCAGTTTACAGGTGATTGCCCTGGATTTTACCTGGCTGATTCACTTGATCCAATGAAAGACGAGTTTAAGGATTATTCTAAAACAATCTACGATTACAACATGGCATCAAATAGAACAAATCGTGAAGGGTTTGGTTCTGTAAGTTTTAGCTAA
- a CDS encoding nitroreductase family protein: protein MDTFEAIRTRRAIKKFDSSYKMSPEDVKLLQELTILSPTSYNQQNWRFVYVTDQAVKEKISKAARDQAQPKDGSLVIVLCGNLDAWKEDPLRYWRNNTPEKQELVKNSLARKYENHPENRRDEAMRSCGFAAQTIMLAARQMGLDSCPMVGFEYDELAELINLPENHMIVMMVVVGKRAEDAAERGGQLALDEVFFENHF, encoded by the coding sequence ATGGATACTTTTGAGGCAATTAGAACTAGACGTGCAATCAAGAAATTTGATAGCTCTTACAAAATGTCACCTGAAGATGTCAAGCTATTACAAGAACTAACAATACTATCTCCAACTAGCTACAACCAACAAAACTGGAGATTCGTCTATGTAACTGACCAAGCAGTTAAAGAGAAAATCTCAAAAGCTGCCCGTGATCAGGCCCAGCCAAAAGACGGTTCATTGGTAATTGTTCTTTGTGGAAATCTTGATGCATGGAAAGAAGATCCATTACGTTACTGGAGAAATAATACTCCAGAAAAACAAGAACTTGTGAAGAATTCTCTAGCTAGAAAATATGAGAATCATCCAGAGAATCGCCGCGATGAGGCAATGCGCTCTTGTGGATTTGCAGCTCAAACAATAATGTTAGCAGCAAGACAGATGGGATTGGATTCATGTCCGATGGTTGGCTTTGAGTATGATGAATTAGCTGAGTTGATTAACTTGCCTGAAAACCACATGATCGTAATGATGGTAGTAGTTGGCAAACGGGCTGAAGATGCAGCAGAGCGTGGCGGTCAGTTAGCTTTGGATGAAGTGTTCTTTGAGAATCATTTTTAG